Proteins encoded in a region of the Panicum hallii strain FIL2 chromosome 3, PHallii_v3.1, whole genome shotgun sequence genome:
- the LOC112883979 gene encoding tubby-like F-box protein 10 isoform X3 — protein MFPLPFQGHLTPILQLAGTLHAAGVPSADLLSSGSDADFAGTLLWINDRLWEPFRDRLRQAFAEEKEGGGAVACLVVDSNLRGMQLAAEELGKGAGSCSRPVAPRPGLRCAPAASRCKGSTPKQAGMCWQSDHGENLNINHHRSDFWGTNFKIYDSQPPYDGAKASSTRSIRRFGSRRISPQVSSGNFDVGQVSYKCNLLKSSGPRRMFCAMECPSVQETWENSLKVKSLRRTGTTVLRNKAPRWHEHLQCWCLNFHGRVTVASVKNFQLVATADPSHPDSVGDEETVLLQFGKVDSDFFTMDYRQPLSAFQAFAICLSSFGTKLACE, from the exons ATGTTCCCGCTGCCGTTCCAGGGCCACCTCACCCCGATACTGCAGCTGGCCGGCACCCTGCACGCGGCGGGCGTGCCGTCGGCCGACCTGCTCTCGTCCGGCAGCGACGCGGACTTCGCCGGCACACTGCTGTGGATCAACGACCGCCTCTGGGAGCCGTTCCGGGACCGCCTGCGCCAGGCGTTCGCCGAGGAGaaggagggcggcggggcggtggcATGCCTGGTGGTGGACTCCAACCTGCGCGGGATGCAACTGGCTGCGGAGGAGCTCGGTAAGGGAGCCGGGTCCTGCAGCAGGCCCGTGGCCCCGCGACCCGGCCTACGTTGCGCGCCTGCCGCCTCCCGTTGCAAGGGATCCACGCCCAAACAAGCAGGCATGTGCTGGCAATCGGATCATGGCGAGAATTTGAATATAAACCACCACAG GTCTGATTTTTGGGGAACAAACTTCAAAATATATGACAGCCAGCCACCCTATGATGGTGCGAAGGCGTCAAGCACGCGATCTATTCGGCGTTTTGGAAGCAGGCGAATCAGTCCTCAAGTATCGTCAGGGAATTTTGATGTTGGACAGGTTTCCTACAAATGCAACCTGCTCAAATCCAGTGGGCCTAGGAGGATGTTTTGCGCCATGGAGTGTCCCTCAGTTCAAGAGACCTGGGAGAATTCCCTCAAGGTGAAGTCTCTAAGGCGAACGGGTACCACTGTCCTCAGAAACAAAGCCCCACGGTGGCACGAGCACTTGCAATGCTGGTGCTTGAACTTCCATGGGCGGGTGACAGTTGCATCTGTCAAGAATTTCCAGCTGGTGGCTACAGCCGATCCGAGCCATCCTGACAGCGTCGGGGATGAGGAAACTGTTCTCCTGCAGTTCGGTAAGGTTGATAGTGATTTCTTCACTATGGATTATCGCCAGCCGCTCTCAGCGTTTCAGGCGTTCGCCATCTGCCTTAGCAGCTTTGGGACAAAGCTAGCTTGTGAGTAA
- the LOC112886733 gene encoding trihelix transcription factor ASIL2-like — protein sequence MEVREMAMAAAAAAAVGGGGGKLPPPNPNLPYREDCWSDGETAALVSAWGSRYVELNRGNLRQKQWQEVADAVNSRRGASARRRPPRTDVQCKNRVDTLKKKYKAERARNAPSGWSFFHELDRLVGPTLSASASKRPSPSQAPQFALPFPPPALRNHQSSSPSPPPPMALPLPDYHRGSPLPAAALIQKAAAAAAAAVSDLEDSDDDGGINNHNSQRSPSHSVSSLSGNGNNKKHSRDEAGSGGDKGFKELARAIEAFAEMYERVENAKQKHELEMERQRIEFLKQLEVKRMENFVDAHVKLARAKRPKKTTGGAADGAGAMELVATVASMPFVSTSTFL from the coding sequence atggAGGTGAGGGAGATGGCgatggccgcggccgccgcggcggcggtgggcgggGGAGGGGGCAAGCTACCGCCGCCCAATCCCAACCTGCCCTACAGGGAGGACTGCTGGAGCGACGGCGAGACGGCCGCGCTCGTCTCCGCCTGGGGCAGCCGCTACGTCGAGCTCAACCGCGGCAACCTGCGCCAGAAGCAGTGGCAGGAGGTGGCGGACGCCGTCAACTCGCGCCGGGGagcctccgcgcgccgccgcccgccgcgcacCGACGTGCAGTGCAAGAACCGTGTCGACACCCTCAAGAAGAAATACAAGGCCGAGCGCGCCCGCAACGCGCCGTCCGGCTGGTCCTTCTTCCATGAGCTCGACCGCCTCGTCGGCCCCACCCTCAGCGCCTCCGCCTCCAAGAGGCCCTCACCGTCGCAGGCGCCTCAATTTGCCCTGCCCTTCCCTCCACCAGCCTTGAGGAACCACCAGTCGTCTTCACCGTCCCCGCCTCCGCCTATGGCTCTGCCGCTGCCCGACTACCACCGTGGGTCTCCACTTCCTGCTGCTGCCCTCATCCAGAAGGCcgctgcagctgcagctgcagccgTGTCTGATCTGGAGGACTCTGATGATGACGGTGGTATCAATAATCACAATTCACAGAGGTCGCCATCGCACTCGGTGTCTTCCCTCTCTGGCAATGGCAATAACAAGAAGCACAGCAGAGATGAGGCTGGCAGCGGGGGCGACAAAGGTTTCAAGGAGCTAGCAAGGGCGATCGAGGCTTTTGCAGAGATGTACGAGCGCGTGGAGAATGCTAAGCAAAAGCATGAATTGGAGATGGAGCGGCAGCGAATCGAATTCCTGAAGCAGCTGGAGGTGAAACGCATGGAGAATTTCGTTGACGCCCATGTGAAGCTTGCTAGGGCAAAGCGCCCTAAGAAGACTACAGGGGGTGCAGCTGATGGCGCTGGTGCAATGGAGTTGGTTGCCACCGTTGCTTCGATGCCTTTTGTCTCCACCTCCACCTTCCTCTGA
- the LOC112883979 gene encoding tubby-like F-box protein 9 isoform X1 has product MFPLPFQGHLTPILQLAGTLHAAGVPSADLLSSGSDADFAGTLLWINDRLWEPFRDRLRQAFAEEKEGGGAVACLVVDSNLRGMQLAAEELGKGAGSCSRPVAPRPGLRCAPAASRCKGSTPKQAGMCWQSDHGENLNINHHRQSSSSSRSVCSSFGRVPLFVEIHRPLFDPIKFLALSSFSHSHEPIRSNPNPCHPLSPTSIEFSSPPSVVVPYRSDFWGTNFKIYDSQPPYDGAKASSTRSIRRFGSRRISPQVSSGNFDVGQVSYKCNLLKSSGPRRMFCAMECPSVQETWENSLKVKSLRRTGTTVLRNKAPRWHEHLQCWCLNFHGRVTVASVKNFQLVATADPSHPDSVGDEETVLLQFGKVDSDFFTMDYRQPLSAFQAFAICLSSFGTKLACE; this is encoded by the exons ATGTTCCCGCTGCCGTTCCAGGGCCACCTCACCCCGATACTGCAGCTGGCCGGCACCCTGCACGCGGCGGGCGTGCCGTCGGCCGACCTGCTCTCGTCCGGCAGCGACGCGGACTTCGCCGGCACACTGCTGTGGATCAACGACCGCCTCTGGGAGCCGTTCCGGGACCGCCTGCGCCAGGCGTTCGCCGAGGAGaaggagggcggcggggcggtggcATGCCTGGTGGTGGACTCCAACCTGCGCGGGATGCAACTGGCTGCGGAGGAGCTCGGTAAGGGAGCCGGGTCCTGCAGCAGGCCCGTGGCCCCGCGACCCGGCCTACGTTGCGCGCCTGCCGCCTCCCGTTGCAAGGGATCCACGCCCAAACAAGCAGGCATGTGCTGGCAATCGGATCATGGCGAGAATTTGAATATAAACCACCACAGGcagtcatcttcttcctcccgctCAGTCTGTTCCTCTTTTGGCCGAGTTCCTCTGTTCGTCGAAATTCATCGCCCTCTCTTCGATCCAATCAAATTCCTTGCACTCTCATCCTTCTCACACTCCCACGAACCCATTCGATCGAATCCCAACCCCTGCCATCCCTTGTCACCGACAAGCATCGAGTTTTCGTCACCTCCGTCTGTCGTCGTGCCGTATAG GTCTGATTTTTGGGGAACAAACTTCAAAATATATGACAGCCAGCCACCCTATGATGGTGCGAAGGCGTCAAGCACGCGATCTATTCGGCGTTTTGGAAGCAGGCGAATCAGTCCTCAAGTATCGTCAGGGAATTTTGATGTTGGACAGGTTTCCTACAAATGCAACCTGCTCAAATCCAGTGGGCCTAGGAGGATGTTTTGCGCCATGGAGTGTCCCTCAGTTCAAGAGACCTGGGAGAATTCCCTCAAGGTGAAGTCTCTAAGGCGAACGGGTACCACTGTCCTCAGAAACAAAGCCCCACGGTGGCACGAGCACTTGCAATGCTGGTGCTTGAACTTCCATGGGCGGGTGACAGTTGCATCTGTCAAGAATTTCCAGCTGGTGGCTACAGCCGATCCGAGCCATCCTGACAGCGTCGGGGATGAGGAAACTGTTCTCCTGCAGTTCGGTAAGGTTGATAGTGATTTCTTCACTATGGATTATCGCCAGCCGCTCTCAGCGTTTCAGGCGTTCGCCATCTGCCTTAGCAGCTTTGGGACAAAGCTAGCTTGTGAGTAA
- the LOC112883979 gene encoding tubby-like F-box protein 10 isoform X2, whose amino-acid sequence MAASPVSGEVVRRDGVAEVGTGTEGEEDRWARLLPELVAEVVRRVEASGGERWPALKDVVSCASVCRRWREAAATVVRPLPESGKITFPASLKQPGPKDFPIQCFIKRNKKNSTFYLYLGLRNNLTVAMDKGKFLMAAKRFRWGAHTEYIISLDADGLSQGNRAYLGKLRSDFWGTNFKIYDSQPPYDGAKASSTRSIRRFGSRRISPQVSSGNFDVGQVSYKCNLLKSSGPRRMFCAMECPSVQETWENSLKVKSLRRTGTTVLRNKAPRWHEHLQCWCLNFHGRVTVASVKNFQLVATADPSHPDSVGDEETVLLQFGKVDSDFFTMDYRQPLSAFQAFAICLSSFGTKLACE is encoded by the exons ATGGCGGCGTCGCCTGTATCTGGGGAGGTGGTGAGGCGGGATGGGGTGGCGGAGGTGGGGACGGGgacggagggggaggaggacaGGTGGGCGCGGCTGCTGCCGGAgctggtggcggaggtggtgcgGCGCGTGGAGGCGTCCGGCGGGGAGCGGTGGCCGGCGCTGAAGGACGTGGTGTCCTGCGCCTCCGTCTGCAGGCGGTGGCGCGAGGCCGCCGCGACGGTCGTGCGGCCGCTGCCAGAGTCCGGGAAGATCACGTTCCCGGCCTCGCTCAAGCAG CCAGGGCCAAAAGACTTTCCGATCCAGTGCTTCATCAAGCGAAACAAGAAGAACTCTACGTTTTATCTCTACCTTGGATTGAGAAACA ATCTGACAGTCGCCATGGACAAAGGGAAGTTTCTCATGGCTGCCAAAAGGTTTAGATGGGGTGCTCATACAGAGTATATTATTTCTCTTGATGCTGATGGTCTGTCACAAGGAAACAGGGCATATTTGGGAAAATTGAG GTCTGATTTTTGGGGAACAAACTTCAAAATATATGACAGCCAGCCACCCTATGATGGTGCGAAGGCGTCAAGCACGCGATCTATTCGGCGTTTTGGAAGCAGGCGAATCAGTCCTCAAGTATCGTCAGGGAATTTTGATGTTGGACAGGTTTCCTACAAATGCAACCTGCTCAAATCCAGTGGGCCTAGGAGGATGTTTTGCGCCATGGAGTGTCCCTCAGTTCAAGAGACCTGGGAGAATTCCCTCAAGGTGAAGTCTCTAAGGCGAACGGGTACCACTGTCCTCAGAAACAAAGCCCCACGGTGGCACGAGCACTTGCAATGCTGGTGCTTGAACTTCCATGGGCGGGTGACAGTTGCATCTGTCAAGAATTTCCAGCTGGTGGCTACAGCCGATCCGAGCCATCCTGACAGCGTCGGGGATGAGGAAACTGTTCTCCTGCAGTTCGGTAAGGTTGATAGTGATTTCTTCACTATGGATTATCGCCAGCCGCTCTCAGCGTTTCAGGCGTTCGCCATCTGCCTTAGCAGCTTTGGGACAAAGCTAGCTTGTGAGTAA
- the LOC112883978 gene encoding protein MALE DISCOVERER 2-like: MGASSSFVLAVLTLHSASAMAGCSAVDLPAAQPSHRRWLQDTNLAARSEATIPVPIVARVPSEGSGSFPASSSRRGGHHPKPKEVARPAATGGSPHRPSPSKSHYLLTSMRWLYLIVLPAAGLLLLAGIACWLLACRKSAVATIGPWKTGLSGQLQKAFVTGVPKLQRSELERACEDFSNIIASYPHYTVYKGTLSSGVEIAVVSTMITSSKEWSEHSESCFRKKIDTLSRMNHKNFINLLGFCEEEEPFTRMMVLEYAPNGTLYESLHAEDFEHIGWRGRMRIIMGLAYCIQHMHELNPPVAHPDLQSSSILLSEDGAAKIVDMSVWHEVISKGKTPTNGELDPHHEQVSAALAGNVYSFGVLLLEIISGKLPDPAHERSLVILALECINNGDRSLVSLLDPTLNDHKEDELAVIGKVIHACIQSDPRNRPSMREITARLREAIGISPVAATPRLSPLWWAELEVLSAAEAG; the protein is encoded by the exons atggGTGCGTCGAGTTCTTTCGTGCTCGCCGTGTTGACCCTCCACTCTGCTTCTGCGATGGCCGGCTGCTCCGCCGTGGATCTGCCGGCGGCGCAGCCTAGCCACCGGAGGTGGCTCCAGGACACCAATCTCGCTGCGCGTTCGGAGGCAACTATTCCTGTGCCAATTGTTGCTCGCGTCCCTTCTGAGGGAAGCGGCTCGTTTCCGGCATCGAGTAGTCGACGCGGGGGGCATCACCCGAAACCGAAAGAGGTAGCGCGGCCGGCTGCTACTGGGGGTTCTCCGCATCGCCCGTCCCCGTCCAAGTCCCATTATTTGTTGACATCCATGAGGTGGCTGTACCTGATTGTTCTTCCGGCGGCTGGCCTGCTGTTGCTCGCTGGAATAGCTTGCTGGCTCTTGGCGTGCCGCAAGAGTGCGGTTGCGACTATAGGCCCTTGGAAAACGGGACTCAGTGGCCAGCTACAGAAGGCATTCGTCACAG GAGTACCAAAACTGCAGAGGTCAGAGCTGGAAAGAGCCTGTGAGGACTTCAGCAACATTATAGCAAGTTATCCACACTACACTGTCTACAAGGGAACACTGTCATCTGGTGTTGAGATTGCTGTGGTATCCACTATGATTACATCAAGCAAGGAGTGGTCAGAGCATTCAGAGAGCTGTTTCAGGAAAAAG ATAGACACACTGTCGCGAATGAACCATAAAAACTTCATCAACCTGCTTGGCTTTTGTGAGGAGGAGGAACCTTTCACCAGGATGATGGTGCTTGAATATGCACCGAATGGGACACTTTATGAGAGTCTTCACG CTGAGGACTTTGAGCACATCGGTTGGCGAGGTAGGATGCGGATCATCATGGGACTAGCATACTGCATCCAACACATGCATGAGCTTAATCCTCCAGTGGCGCACCCTGACCTGCAGTCCAGTTCCATACTGCTCTCTGAAGATGGTGCTGCAAAG ATCGTTGACATGAGCGTTTGGCATGAAGTGATTTCCAAAGGGAAAACGCCGACAAATGGAGAGCTTGACCCGCACCATGAACAAGTGTCTGCTGCACTAGCAGGGAATGTATATAGCTTTGGTGTTCTACTTCTTGAAATCATCTCGGGGAAGCTTCCTGACCCTGCACACGAGCGATCCCTCGTCATCTTG GCTCTGGAGTGCATTAACAACGGTGACCGGAGTCTAGTCTCTCTGCTTGATCCTACACTGAATGATCATAAGGAAGATGAGCTAGCAGTCATCGGCAAGGTGATCCATGCCTGCATCCAGAGCGATCCGAGAAACAGGCCGAGCATGAGGGAGATCACTGCGAGGCTGAGGGAAGCCATAGGCATCTCGCCGGTCGCTGCGACGCCGAGGCTGTCTCCGCTCTGGTGGGCAGAGCTGGAGGTCCTCTCAGCCGCCGAAGCAGGCTAA